CTGCCCGGCTCCCGCTCCAAGCCACCCTTGAACCTGGATTCAGTCGCTTGGCCTTTCCTCTGCTCCAGGGGGGCACAGGGCCCACTGTGGGATGTGGCCGGAGCGCCTGGTGTCCCCACAGGCCCCAGACTCAGACCCTGCAGTGTCTCAGGCCAGGTTTGGACCCGTGGACACTTGACCGGTCATAAATGTTGACCTGGCAGACATGGTGTTCGTCTCGTGCCTGTGGGGGTGCGCTGTCGGTCCCTGTCGGTGGGGCACAGGGCCTGGTGGCCCCAGGGCCGTGGGGTGCCGGGCGGGACCCTCGGCCTGAGCGCCTCCACCGCCCGCAGACTTCAACACGGACAACTTCATCTGCAAGGAGGACCTGGAGCGGACGCTGGCCCGGCTCACCAAGTCGGAGCTGGACGAGGACGAGGTGGTGCTGGTGTGCGACAAGGTCATCGAGGAGGCCGACCTGGACGGCGACGGCAAGCTGGGCTTCGCCGACTTTGAGGACATGATTGCCAAGGCGCCCGACTTCCTCAGGTGTGGCCCGCAGCCGTGGGCCGGGGCCGGGGACCCGGGGGCAGCGGGCGCCCGGCTCCCACCTTGTCCTCGGAGCCGGTCCGCTGTGTCCTCCGTGTCCTCCCCAAGGGACTGTCCAGCGCTGGGCCAGGAGCATGTTGGCTTTCCGCCGAAGGGCCCTCACCCATAcagcccttcctctctttctagcACCTTCCACATCCGGATCTGAGGACACTGCGGAGGGTGCGAGGCCCAGACGCC
This Suricata suricatta isolate VVHF042 unplaced genomic scaffold, meerkat_22Aug2017_6uvM2_HiC HiC_scaffold_2092, whole genome shotgun sequence DNA region includes the following protein-coding sequences:
- the LOC115284786 gene encoding calcium and integrin-binding family member 2, encoding FNTDNFICKEDLERTLARLTKSELDEDEVVLVCDKVIEEADLDGDGKLGFADFEDMIAKAPDFLSTFHIRI